A genomic region of Miscanthus floridulus cultivar M001 chromosome 3, ASM1932011v1, whole genome shotgun sequence contains the following coding sequences:
- the LOC136542122 gene encoding chloroplast envelope quinone oxidoreductase homolog has translation MAAPKKTMRALQYDKYGGGAEGLKHVELPVPSPNKGEVLLKLEAASINPIDWKIQKGMVRPFLPRKFPFIPVGDISGEVVELGSGVTNCKQGDKVISISFATGGGLAEYAVAPASLTVARPPEVSAAEGASLPTAASTALQQLKAAGVSSFDGGSGADNGGPKNVLVTAASGGVGHYAVQLAKLAGLHVTATCGARNLGFVGGLGADEVLDYKTPEGATLRSPLGTKYDAVAHCATGTPWSVFAPVLADRATVVDVTPGIAAAAKSFLQKVTFAKKRLVPLLLIPKKEEMEWLVDMTRQGKLKTVVDSRYPLSRAQEAWAKSIEGHATGKIVVEMGGAE, from the exons ATGGCTGCTCCCAAGAAGACGATGAGAGCTCTGCAGTACGACAAGTATGGTGGAGGAGCAGAAGGCCTAAAG CATGTGGAACTTCCGGTCCCATCCCCGAACAAGGGGGAGGTGCTGCTCAAGCTGGAGGCGGCCAGCATCAACCCCATCGACTGGAAAATTCAGAAGGGCATGGTCCGCCCCTTCCTGCCTAGGAAGTTCCCGTTCATACCAG TTGGAGACATATCCGGCGAAGTCGTAGAGCTAGGCAGCGGTGTGACCAACTGCAAACAAGGTGACAAGGTCATCTCCATCAGCTTCGCG ACTGGAGGCGGGCTAGCTGAGTACGCGGTGGCGCCGGCGTCGCTTACGGTGGCACGGCCACCGGAGGTGTCCGCGGCGGAAGGCGCCTCTCTGCCCACGGCGGCGTCCACCGCGCTCCAGCAGCTCAAGGCCGCGGGGGTCAGCAGCTTCGACGGAGGCTCCGGCGCCGACAACGGCGGCCCCAAGAACGTGCTGGTGACCGCGGCCTCCGGCGGCGTCGGCCACTACGCCGTGCAGCTGGCCAAGCTGGCGGGGCTCCACGTCACGGCCACCTGCGGCGCGCGCAACCTGGGGTTCGTCGGGGGCCTGGGCGCCGACGAGGTGCTGGACTACAAGACCCCCGAGGGCGCCACGCTGCGGAGCCCGTTGGGCACCAAGTACGACGCGGTGGCGCACTGCGCGACGGGCACCCCGTGGTCGGTGTTCGCGCCGGTTCTGGCCGACAGGGCCACGGTCGTCGACGTCACCCCGGGGATCGCCGCGGCGGCCAAGTCGTTCCTGCAGAAGGTGACCTTCGCCAAGAAGAGGCTGGTGCCGCTGCTCCTAATCCccaagaaggaggagatggagtggCTGGTGGACATGACGAGGCAGGGGAAGCTCAAGACGGTGGTCGACTCCAGGTACCCGTTGAGCAGAGCGCAGGAGGCGTGGGCGAAGAGCATCGAGGGGCACGCCACCGGCAAGATCGTTGTGGAAATGGGCGGCGCAGAGTGA
- the LOC136542123 gene encoding chloroplast envelope quinone oxidoreductase homolog, with protein sequence MFKTSNTFAPTNFMIDTVSTAVPHLTMYNVITRELDIVAVAKTVGDISGEVVELGSGVTNCKQGDKVISISFATGGGLAEYAVAPASLTVARPPEVSAAEGASLPTAASTALQQLKAAGVSSFDGGSGADNGGPKNVLVTAASGGVGHYAVQLAKLAGLHVTATCGARNLGFVGGLGADEVLDYKTPEGATLRSPLGTKYDAVAHCATGTPWSVFAPVLADRATVVDVTPGIAAAAKSFLQKVTFAKKRLVPLLLIPKKEEMEWLVDMTRQGKLKTVVDSRYPLSRAQEAWAKSIEGHATGKIVVEMGGAE encoded by the exons ATGTTCAAGACTTCTAATACTTTTGCTCCTACAAATTTTATGATCGATACAGTTTCTACTGCAGTTCCGCACCTTACCATGTATAATGTAATAACGCGAGAACTCGATATTGTTGCCGTGGCAAAAACAGTTGGAGACATATCCGGCGAAGTCGTAGAGCTAGGCAGCGGTGTGACCAACTGCAAACAAGGTGACAAGGTCATCTCCATCAGCTTCGCG ACTGGAGGCGGGCTAGCTGAGTACGCGGTGGCGCCGGCGTCGCTTACGGTGGCACGGCCACCGGAGGTGTCCGCGGCGGAAGGCGCCTCTCTGCCCACGGCGGCGTCCACCGCGCTCCAGCAGCTCAAGGCCGCGGGGGTCAGCAGCTTCGACGGAGGCTCCGGCGCCGACAACGGCGGCCCCAAGAACGTGCTGGTGACCGCGGCCTCCGGCGGCGTCGGCCACTACGCCGTGCAGCTGGCCAAGCTGGCGGGGCTCCACGTCACGGCCACCTGCGGCGCGCGCAACCTGGGGTTCGTCGGGGGCCTGGGCGCCGACGAGGTGCTGGACTACAAGACCCCCGAGGGCGCCACGCTGCGGAGCCCGTTGGGCACCAAGTACGACGCGGTGGCGCACTGCGCGACGGGCACCCCGTGGTCGGTGTTCGCGCCGGTTCTGGCCGACAGGGCCACGGTCGTCGACGTCACCCCGGGGATCGCCGCGGCGGCCAAGTCGTTCCTGCAGAAGGTGACCTTCGCCAAGAAGAGGCTGGTGCCGCTGCTCCTAATCCccaagaaggaggagatggagtggCTGGTGGACATGACGAGGCAGGGGAAGCTCAAGACGGTGGTCGACTCCAGGTACCCGTTGAGCAGAGCGCAGGAGGCGTGGGCGAAGAGCATCGAGGGGCACGCCACCGGCAAGATCGTTGTGGAAATGGGCGGCGCAGAGTGA